From Harpia harpyja isolate bHarHar1 chromosome 21, bHarHar1 primary haplotype, whole genome shotgun sequence, one genomic window encodes:
- the PLA2G10 gene encoding group 10 secretory phospholipase A2, producing MGPRRPALPLRPPLLLLLLVLLAAGYKGTFGEAHFRNRRGILELAGAIRCTTGRSPFAYLRYGCYCGLGGRGWPKDRVDWCCFNHDCCYGKAEQAGCHPKIESYHWECEDNAVVCESLEDKCQKMACECDREAAKCFSKAPYHTKHLLWPDFMCGEIQPLCRY from the exons ATGGGACCCCGCCGCCCGGCGCTGCCCCTGCGGccgcccctgctgctgctgctgctggtgctgctcgCGGCCG GTTATAAAGGCACTTTTGGGGAAGCCCATTTTAGAAATCGAAGAGGAATTCTTGAATTAGCTGGAGCCATTAGATGTACTACAGGACGATCTCCTTTCGCCTACCTACGTTATGGATGCTACTGTGGTCTAGGGGGAAGAGGATGGCCCAAGGACAGAGTAGACTG GTGCTGCTTTAATCATGACTGCTGCTATGGTAAGGCAGAACAAGCAGGTTGTCACCCAAAGATAGAAAGTTACCACTGGGAGTGTGAAGACAATGCTGTTGTGTGTG aatcaCTAGAAGACAAATGCCAAAAAATGGCATGTGAATGTGACCGTGAAGCTGCCAAATGTTTTTCTAAAGCTCCCTATCATACAAAACACCTTTTGTGGCCAGACTTTATGTGTGGTGAGATTCAGCCTTTGTGTAGGTATTAG